A window of Gadus chalcogrammus isolate NIFS_2021 chromosome 16, NIFS_Gcha_1.0, whole genome shotgun sequence contains these coding sequences:
- the LOC130405766 gene encoding uncharacterized protein LOC130405766 produces the protein MEATALMLPSVRWLEEKVASDSDSDSDSDSSAEFDEDNKVASAEVDEEEMHVKSHCEKCKAAQQSSEYEKITPSKISKWSFQIQLKGKGTYECSATGLVFEVSEQALVRYSVLSWFQFSEFLPDSWRPAGSIWNVDVVNKDPSVLQFIHFPHSLCLAEPEHELSFSVLHVKDRHANIESTVDFTASHVKWRVSSLSPVGLIIPSSLQVKHHALVLIYKERIKSKKKISIFHVFLASNDGSEIQAIEEQVLSSHKILIKMYKSAACRLGEKFHCLTSKPKGQIEPPKLEFVNKLLASKGFFEVRFGERPPFELFLKDSDSDEPLWSATIREEDWKFKKKPIVKPRRRLLPFKKTQVANTRPEGELQRIRSECVQRVSISVIKGLLDDLWQQKVFSTEDKDTVMENHKIRADQARCLIDMVMGKGERASQIMIDSMKERDPELCITLGLISSPSLK, from the exons ATGGAAG CCACAGCGCTCATGTTGCCCAGTGTGCGCTGGCTTGAAGAGAAGGTCgcttctgattctgattctgattctgattctg ACTCCAGTGCTGAGTTTGATGAAGATAATAAGG TTGCCAGTGCTGAGGTTGATGAAG AGGAGATGCACGTCAAGTCACATTGTGAAAAATGTAAAGCAGCTCAgcag agttcTGAGTATGAGAAGATTACCCCAAGCAAGATTTCTAAGTGGAGCTTCCA gataCAGCTGAAAGGCAAAGGGACCTATGAGTGTTCGGCTACAGGTCTGGTGTTTGAAGTGTCGGAGCAGGCTCTGGTCCGCTACTCGGTCCTGTCCTGGTTCCAATTCTCTGAGTTCCTCCCAGACTCCTGGAGACCTGCCGGATCGATTTGGAATGTGGATGTGGTCAACAAGGATCCATCTGTGCTCCAGTTTATCCATTTCCCCCACTCTTTGTGCCTTGCTG AACCTGAGCATGAGCTGAGCTTCAGTGTTCTGCATGTAAAGGATCGCCATGCCAACATTGAGTCGACGGTGGACTTCACGGCAAGCCATGTTAAATGGCGCGTGTCCTCGCTTTCTCCTGTGGGTCTCATCATTCCGAGCAGTCTGCAGGTGAAGCACCACGCGTTGGTGCTGATTTACAAGGAGCGGATCAAATCCAAAAAAAAGATATCGATCTTCCACGTGTTTTTGGCCTCGAACGACGGCTCTGAGATCCAG GCTATTGAAGAACAGGTGCTCTCTTCTCATAAGATATTGATCAAGATGTACAAATCAGCCGCCTGTAGGCTGGGAGAGAAGTTCCACTGCCTCACAAGCAAGCCAAAAGGGCAAATTGAACCCCCG aAACTAGAATTTGTTAATAAATTGTTAGCGTCTAAGGGATTTTTTGAAGTACGCTTCGGTGAGCGTCCTCCTTTCGAATTGTTTCTGAAGGACTCTGACTCTGATGAGCCTTTGTGGTCTGCTACAATCAGAGAAG AGGATTGGAAATTCAAGAAGAAACCAATTGTAAAACCAAGACGTAGGTTATTACCTTTCAAGAAGACCCAAGTGGCAAACACCAGACCGGAAG GCGAGCTTCAAAGGATCCGTTCTGAATGTGTGCAAAGAGTTTCAATCTCAGTTATCAAAGGTCTCCTGGATGACCTTTGGCAGCAGAAGGTGTTCAGTACTGAGGACAAGGACACTGTGATGGAGAACCACAAGATCAGAGCAGACCAAGCACGTTGTCTGATCGACATGGTGatggggaaaggggagagagcaagtCAGATAATGATTGATAGTATGAAGGAGAGGGATCCTGAATTATGCATCACATTGGGCCTGATCTCTTCTCCTTCATTGAAGTAA
- the LOC130405768 gene encoding uncharacterized protein LOC130405768 — MAGLGKYLPSWLGSGSETPSTPQSRGTLEFAKHHSENVQTLFLKSEKSFDKDLTMSSSSAHSMQEEFMSPSLRLLSRHGELFPSLPLERPKSGSLLEQLSHHGELSPSLPLERPQSDGALGELQRIHSEFVKTVKISVIRGLLDDLLQQKVLSTEDKDSVIENQKSKREKARCLIDMATGNGERASQIMIDSMKKRDPDLCITLGLISSPAGVGLKEDKTVVKPRKEKRGNGGRKRRTSESEEEEINKKSCTVDGSGSNTETRSAGQALTEKELLMVAETLGQEWEQVAIHLGLGSNDLDTIKAEHTSVAMQKQKMLLLWQRRSGKATAQDLLRGLEDMKDLPLETRQLLTGMMKKSSE; from the exons ATGGCAG GACTAGGAAAATATCTGCCGAGTTGGCTGGGGAGCGGGTCTGAGACGCCGTCCACGCCTCAAAGCAGAGGCACACTGG aatTTGCAAAGCATCATTCTGAAAATGTTCAGACTTTGTTCTTGAAGTCGGAGAAGAGCTTCGATAAGGACTTGACAATGTCTAGTAGTTCAGCTCACAGCATGCAGGAAGAGTTCATGTCTCCTAGTTTAA gaCTGCTGAGCCGTCATGGTGAGCTGTTCCCGTCTCTGCCCCTCGAAAGGCCTAAAAGTGGCAGCTTGCTGG aacAGCTGAGCCATCATGGTGAGCTGTCCCCGTCTCTGCCCCTCGAAAGGCCTCAAAGTGACGGTGCGCTGG GGGAGCTTCAAAGGATCCATTCTGAATTTGTGAAGACAGTTAAAATCTCAGTTATCAGAGGTCTCCTGGATGACCTTTTGCAGCAGAAAGTGTTGAGTACTGAGGACAAAGACTCTGTGATCGAGAACCAGAAGAGCAAAAGGGAAAAAGCACGCTGTCTGATTGACATGGCGACTGGAAACGGGGAGAGAGCAAGTCAGATAATGATTGATAGTATGAAGAAGAGGGACCCTGACTTATGCATCACCCTGGGTCTTATCTCTTCTCCTGCTGGTGTGG GTCTTAAAGAGGACAAGACAGTGGTAAAGccaaggaaagaaaaaagag GAAATGGAGGCCGGAAAAGACGTACAAGTgaatcagaagaagaagagatcaATAAGAAATCTTGCACGGTGGATGGGTCAG GCAGCAACACTGAAACCCGTTCCGCAGGGCAAGCTCTGACCGAGAAGGAGCTCCTGATGGTGGCCGAAACGCTGGGACAGGAGTGGGAGCAGGTGGCCATCCACCTGGGGCTGGGGTCAAATGATCTAGACACCATCAAGGCAGAACATACATCTGTGGCCATGCAGAAGCAGAAGATGTTGTTGCTGTGGCAGCGCCGATCAGGAAAGGCCACAGCTCAGGACCTGCTGAGAGGTCTGGAAGACATGAAGGACCTACCGCTCGAGACTCGTCAGTTATTGACAG GCATGATGAAGAAATCATCAGAATAG